The Gracilibacillus caseinilyticus genome segment CGGTATCCCAGCAGATGAATTATTTCAAAATTACCGCTAGGCTAGTTAACATATTATAAGCACTCTTTTCTATAATATATTTTCTATAATAGAAAAATCCCCGCCTGATCAAATCAAGCGGGGATTGCGATTAACTTTCGAACCAGTTGTTTGCAATGGTTTGTTTGTACCAGTAGAAACTATCTTTCTTCGTGCGTTCCAGCGTTCGGTAGTTGACGTGGACAATTCCGAAGCGCATGGTATAGCCTTCAGCCCACTCGAAGTTATCCATTAATGACCAGGTGATGTAGCCTTTAATGTTAACACCAGATGCTATAGCACGACTTAATGCTGTTAAGTGCTGCTCTAGATAATTGATGCGACCTGTGTCATGGACGCGGCCTTTCTCTGGTTCATCATTGTAGCAAGAACCATTTTCGGTAATAAAGATTGGTACATCGCCGTAACTTTCTTTAATGCGTGTCAACACGTTATACAAACCTTCCGGGAAGATTGGCCAGCCGATATCAGTACGGTCGTAATTCATTTCGACTAACTCCCAATCAAGTAATCCTTCATTTTCTTTATATCTTGCAATATGTCCAGTGTAGTAATTGATTCCAAGAAAATCTACTGGCTGGGAGATCGTTTCCATATCGCCATCCTCGATTACTAATTCCACGCCTTTTTTCTTGAACCAATCAACCATAAATGTTGGATAAGTTCCTTTGAATACCGGATCCATAAACCATTCAATATACCAGCCAATTTCCCGATTACATGCATCAATGTCTTCCTGTCTATTGCTGAATGGCTCTAACCACGTTGTATTAGGTGCAAAACCAATTTCACCATCAATGCCAAGCTCGCGGAATTTTTGAACACTTTTTCCATGCGCTACTAATAAATGATGGGAAATTTGCGTTGCCAATTGTAAATCATGATTACCTGGAGCGTGCACACCAATATAATTAGACAAAAAAGAGATACACCACGGCTCATTCAATGTTAACCATTTATTGATTTTTCCAGAAAATTCATTGAACATCAATGTCGCATATTCCACAAAGGCATCAATTGTTTCGCGATTATTCCAGCCACCCTTATCCTGCAATGCTTGTGGCAAATCCCAGTGATAGAGAGTACACATGGGTTCAATTCCATTTGCTAAAAGTTTATCGACTAAACGATGATAGTAGTCTAATCCTTCCTGGTTCACTTCACCCGTACCATCTGGGAAAATACGTGGCCAGGCAACGGAGAATCGATAAACATCAATTCCAAGATCCTTCATCATTTCTACATCTTCTTCATAACGGTGATAGCTGTCACAAGCAACATCCCCATTGTCACCATTTGCGACTTTACCTGGAGTTTTCGAGAATGTATCCCAGATGGATACACCACGGCCACCTTCTTTTGCTGCACCTTCAATTTGATAAGATGCTGTTGCTGTTCCCCATTTCATATCTTTCGGAAACTGAATAATTGTCATGGTAAAACCCCTCTCTTATTATAAAATATTGATGAATTGCTGAAAAGCTTCATCCGCATGATTCGGTAAATGCTCATGTCCATATTCGTGATATAACGTCAAGTCTTTTCTGGAGCGAATTTTGTTATAAGCTGCAAATTGCGTTGATGGTGGACAGATTGGATCTCTCAAAGCTGTTAACCAATGCACACTTGCCTTGATTCGGTCAGCCAGATGCTGGATATCTATATAACCTAGTTTCGAAAAAATTTCCCGGTGCCGATGATGTGCAGGATCGAAGCAACGGAAAAAGTAAGCGATTTCTTCATAGGCAGAATGTTGAATGTCCATTTCCCATGCTCTTTCATAATCAGACAAAAACGGGTATACAGCAAATAAGTGCTTGATCGTTGGTTCTAATGCTGCACAAGCCGTTGCGAGTGCTCCACCTTGTGATTGACCGTAAACACCAATTCGTTCCGGATCCACCCCATCAATCGTCTGTAATATTCTCACTGTCTGAACTGTATCTAAAAACACTTGTCGGTAATACAAATGATCTGGGTTAGGATCATCTAAACCACGAATAATATGGCCTTTTAAA includes the following:
- a CDS encoding GH1 family beta-glucosidase, giving the protein MTIIQFPKDMKWGTATASYQIEGAAKEGGRGVSIWDTFSKTPGKVANGDNGDVACDSYHRYEEDVEMMKDLGIDVYRFSVAWPRIFPDGTGEVNQEGLDYYHRLVDKLLANGIEPMCTLYHWDLPQALQDKGGWNNRETIDAFVEYATLMFNEFSGKINKWLTLNEPWCISFLSNYIGVHAPGNHDLQLATQISHHLLVAHGKSVQKFRELGIDGEIGFAPNTTWLEPFSNRQEDIDACNREIGWYIEWFMDPVFKGTYPTFMVDWFKKKGVELVIEDGDMETISQPVDFLGINYYTGHIARYKENEGLLDWELVEMNYDRTDIGWPIFPEGLYNVLTRIKESYGDVPIFITENGSCYNDEPEKGRVHDTGRINYLEQHLTALSRAIASGVNIKGYITWSLMDNFEWAEGYTMRFGIVHVNYRTLERTKKDSFYWYKQTIANNWFES
- a CDS encoding acetylxylan esterase — protein: MHLDMPLHELEKYQGKNQKPDDFNLYWERALQQLDQQSLTYELEEAGVTCSFATCHHLYFRGVGDSRIHAKLIVPNKEIATGQGLAIFHGYSVDSGDWLDKLAYAAQGVTVIAMDCRGQGGRSEDTLVTKGPTLKGHIIRGLDDPNPDHLYYRQVFLDTVQTVRILQTIDGVDPERIGVYGQSQGGALATACAALEPTIKHLFAVYPFLSDYERAWEMDIQHSAYEEIAYFFRCFDPAHHRHREIFSKLGYIDIQHLADRIKASVHWLTALRDPICPPSTQFAAYNKIRSRKDLTLYHEYGHEHLPNHADEAFQQFINIL